The window TTCCGGCTATCCTAACTGTCTTGACCTTGCGCGAGCGGCAGGCGAACGGTGAAGGTCGAGCCTTGGCCTTCATTGCTGTTTACCGCGATCGAGCCGGCGTGCGCGTCGGCGATCCATTTCGATATCGCTAGCCCCAACCCGAATCCAGTCACTCGTGAGTCGCGGGGATCGGTTTGGCGATAGAACCGCTCGAAGATGTGAGGCAGCGCTGATGCTGGAATGCCGCGGCCATTGTCAGATACTTCGATCACCGCGGAAGAACCCTCTCTCGAAAGCGTGAGCCGCGCGCTCCCTCCCGGCGGCGTGTATTTGATCGCGTTGTCCAGAAGATTCACCAGCAGTTGTTGTAGCCGCTTCTGATCTCCTTCCACCACGATCGCCGAGGCTGGCGCTTCATAGCTCAGCGAGACGCCGGCGGACTGGGCCAGCGGCGCGATGTACTCGCGAGCCTCGGCAGCAAGTTGATCGAGTTCGACATGTTCACGCTCGAGAACCGACTGGTCCGCGTCCGAGCGGGCAAGCGTCAGCAGGTCTTCGGTAAGCTTGGTGAGCCGCGCGATCTCTTCCAGGCTCGACTCGAGAACGCGCTGATACTCTTCGGGTGTGCGCTGGCGGCGAAGTGCTACTTCCATGTCCCCGCGAAGCACGGCGAGCGGAGTCTTGAGCTCGTGTGAGGCATCGGCGGTGAAACGGCGTTCGCGTTCGAAGGTTTGCTCGAGCCGGCTGATCATCTGGTTGAAGGTTGCCGCCAGCCTGCCGATCTCGTCTTGAGACCGATGCTCCTCGACGCGCTCGCTCAAGTTTCCCCGGCCGATGCGCTCGGCTGCGCGGGTCAGCCGATCAACCGGACTCAAAGCTCTGCTGGCGAGCCACAGGCCGCCGAGGCTTGCGAGCAGAAGCGCGAGCGGGTTCGCGATGGCCAGCAGAAGGATCAGTTGCTTCTGCGCGCGTTGAACGTCTCTGAGGGATTGTCCCTCGACAACGAAGAACTCTTCGCCATCTTCATCCCGAGCCGGCCAGGTGATTATGCGGACGTGCTCGGTTTCAGAGAGCGAGACTTCGTCGAACTGGGGCTTCCACTCCGTCGCCGCGCGTTCAAGCGCGGGCTTAATCACTGGAACCTCATGCCCCTCCGAGTCGGGTATTTGATCGGTGACTTTGCCGTCTCTATTAACCACCGAGAGAAACTGTGGCGCGAGGATCAACACGCCGGGCTGGCTGGCTTCTTCATTTGCAGAAGGGTGACCGAGGGCGTAGGCGAAGCGCTCGGCGTGATTTCTCAGCGACGCGTCGATAGTGTTTATCAGCCCGCGCGAGAAGTAAAGGTAGATCGCGACGGCGAAAGCCGCCAACACCAAAGCAGCGAGGCCTAGATACCAGAGGGTGAGTTTTGCGCGAATTGAGAGCACTTGAAACGTTCTTTACCGGGCGGAACGATGACTCTTTTCCAAGCGGTGACGGCGCACGATATCAACGGCGTCCTCATCAGTGTAGCCACTGCGCCGAGCATCACGCCGGATCTCGGCATCGAGCATCTGATCTTCCCAGACCGCAATGCACTGCCGCATGTAATCTTCCAGCAATCGGACAGGGTTGCGCCGCCGCTTTCGGGCCGCGTTTTGAAACTCCTCCCAGAGCGAGGAGTTCAAGAGAAAGCCTCCTTCCATGCCAAATGAATTGTATCAGAGGAGGTCGGAAAGTTTGGTGCGGATGAGAGGACTTGAACCTCCACAGGATTTCTCCCACAGCGTCCTGAGCGCTGCGCGTCTGCCATTCCGCCACATCCGCATTGTTTGGCGATTGTGATTCGAACGAAGCGAAAATATACTAACCAGCGCTTGCAAACAGTGTCAATGGATTTGCGATTTGCGATTGCGGATTTCAAAATTGAGGTGGCGAGCAAGGAGCCTTGATCGCAAATTAGAAATCGCAAATCGGAAATCGGAAATCCAAAATCGAAATGGTCACGACAAACTTATCGCCACAAAGAGTACTTCAATCGCTGCCGAAGTCTCGCGAACGCGGCGTCACCGCCGATAGTCTCGCCGAAGCACTGAACCTCTCGGAATCCCATACAGCCCAGCTCGGCGTGTTTCTGAAAGAGTTTGTTCGGGTTGGGCTCGCGGCGGCGAAAGGCGCACGCTACTGGCGAAAACAGGCTCCCGGCTTGTTGATCGGAACTCTCAGGGGAACTCGCTCAGG is drawn from Acidobacteriota bacterium and contains these coding sequences:
- a CDS encoding heavy metal sensor histidine kinase, translating into MLSIRAKLTLWYLGLAALVLAAFAVAIYLYFSRGLINTIDASLRNHAERFAYALGHPSANEEASQPGVLILAPQFLSVVNRDGKVTDQIPDSEGHEVPVIKPALERAATEWKPQFDEVSLSETEHVRIITWPARDEDGEEFFVVEGQSLRDVQRAQKQLILLLAIANPLALLLASLGGLWLASRALSPVDRLTRAAERIGRGNLSERVEEHRSQDEIGRLAATFNQMISRLEQTFERERRFTADASHELKTPLAVLRGDMEVALRRQRTPEEYQRVLESSLEEIARLTKLTEDLLTLARSDADQSVLEREHVELDQLAAEAREYIAPLAQSAGVSLSYEAPASAIVVEGDQKRLQQLLVNLLDNAIKYTPPGGSARLTLSREGSSAVIEVSDNGRGIPASALPHIFERFYRQTDPRDSRVTGFGLGLAISKWIADAHAGSIAVNSNEGQGSTFTVRLPLAQGQDS